A region from the Mustela erminea isolate mMusErm1 chromosome 2, mMusErm1.Pri, whole genome shotgun sequence genome encodes:
- the AIMP1 gene encoding aminoacyl tRNA synthase complex-interacting multifunctional protein 1 isoform X3, with protein sequence MIFCCFLAKMATNSAVLKRLEQKGAEADQIIEYLKQQVALLKEKAILQATLREEKKLRVENAKLKKEIEELKQELIQAEIQNGVKQVPFPSGTLLQANSTVSENVIQSRPITTMTSATKEQIGRGAEEKKMKEKIEVKGEKKEKKQQSVAGSIDTKPVDVSRLDLRVGCIITARKHPDADSLYVEEVDVGETAPRTVVSGLVNHVPLEQMQNRMVILLCNLKPAKMRGVISQAMVMCASSPEKVEILAPPNGSVPGDRIVFDAFPGFEEF encoded by the exons gATTTTCTGCTGTTTCTTGGCAAAAATGGCAACTAATAGTGCTGTTCTGAAGAGACTGGAACAGAAGGGTGCAGAAGCAGATcaaattattgaatatttaaagCAGCAAGTTGCTCTTCTTAAGGAGAAAGCAA TTTTGCAGGCGACtttgagagaagagaagaaacttcGAGTTGAAAATgctaaattaaagaaagaaattgaagaattgaAACAAGAGCTAATTCAGGCAGAAATTCAAAATGGAG TGAAACAAGTACCATTTCCATCTGGTACTCTGCTGCAAGCTAATTCCACTGTTTCTGAAAATGTGATACAGTCTAGACCAATAACAACTATGACTTCTGCTACCAAAGAACAGATaggaagaggagcagaagaaaagaagatgaaagagaaaattgaagtgaaag gagagaaaaaggagaaaaaacagcagTCAGTAGCTGGAAGCATTGACACTAAGCCAGTAGATGTTTCTCGTCTGGATCTTCGAGTTGGTTGTATCATCACTGCCAGAAAACATCCTGATGCAGATTCTTTATATGTGGAAGAAGTAGATGTTGGAGAAACAGCCCCAAGAACAGTTGTCAGTGGCCTGGTGAATCATGTTCCTCTTGAACAG ATGCAAAATCGGATGGTGATTTTACTTTGTAACCTGAAACCTGCAAAGATGAGGGGGGTAATATCTCAAGCAATGGTGATGTGTGCTAGTTCACCTGAGAAGGTTGAAATCTTGGCACCTCCTAATGGGTCTGTTCCTGGAGACAGAATTGTTTTTGATGCTTTTCCTG